A stretch of Acidiferrobacteraceae bacterium DNA encodes these proteins:
- a CDS encoding NAD-dependent epimerase/dehydratase family protein — protein MAHQPASSLHLSALGHDVAIVDNLSRRKIDIELECDSLTPIRHMGERLRAWKEHTGRDIGFFNINVARNYQRLLDLLKEWKPHAVVHFAEQRSAPYSMKTSYHKRYTVDNNLNATNNLMAAIVESGLDIHVAHLGTMGVYGYGTAGMKIPEGYLKVHVKNDDDEFVENEILYPANPGSIYHTTKTQDQLLFFFYNRNDGVKITDLHQGIVWGTQTDETRMDERLINRFDYDGDYGTVLNRFLMQAAIGYPLTVHGTGGQTRAFIHMQDTVRCIQLALENPPKDGERVQIFNQMTETHRVRELAQMVSEKTDVPVDYIDNPRKEDDENDLHVSNDSFLKLGLRPTSLEDGLLEEVTEIAKKYSDRCDREKIPCTSLWVDRKDEPEKGKADLHAVATSGKNK, from the coding sequence TTGGCCCACCAGCCTGCATCCAGCCTGCATCTGTCCGCGCTGGGCCACGACGTGGCCATTGTCGACAACCTGTCCCGCCGCAAGATCGATATCGAGCTGGAGTGCGATTCCCTGACCCCGATCCGCCACATGGGCGAGCGCCTGCGGGCGTGGAAGGAGCACACGGGCCGCGACATCGGCTTTTTCAACATCAACGTTGCGCGCAACTACCAGCGCCTGCTGGACCTGCTCAAGGAGTGGAAGCCGCACGCGGTGGTTCACTTTGCCGAACAACGGTCCGCGCCGTATTCCATGAAGACCAGCTATCACAAGCGCTACACCGTCGATAACAACCTCAACGCAACGAACAATCTCATGGCCGCCATTGTCGAGAGCGGCCTCGACATCCACGTCGCCCACCTCGGGACCATGGGGGTCTATGGCTACGGCACCGCCGGGATGAAGATCCCGGAGGGCTATCTCAAGGTCCACGTAAAGAACGACGACGATGAGTTCGTGGAGAACGAGATCCTGTATCCCGCCAACCCCGGGAGCATTTATCACACGACCAAGACCCAGGACCAGTTGCTGTTCTTCTTCTACAACCGCAACGACGGCGTCAAGATCACCGATCTGCACCAGGGCATCGTCTGGGGCACGCAGACCGACGAAACGCGGATGGACGAGCGCCTGATCAATCGCTTCGACTACGATGGCGACTACGGCACGGTACTGAACCGTTTCCTCATGCAGGCCGCCATTGGCTATCCGCTGACCGTGCACGGCACGGGCGGCCAGACCCGCGCCTTCATTCACATGCAGGATACCGTGCGCTGCATCCAGCTGGCGCTGGAAAATCCGCCGAAGGATGGCGAGCGCGTACAGATCTTCAACCAGATGACCGAGACCCACCGGGTGCGGGAGCTGGCGCAGATGGTGTCCGAAAAAACCGATGTTCCCGTCGACTATATCGACAACCCGCGCAAGGAAGACGACGAGAACGATTTGCACGTTTCCAACGACAGTTTCCTCAAGCTCGGCCTGCGGCCAACCAGCCTGGAAGACGGCCTGCTGGAAGAGGTGACCGAGATCGCGAAGAAGTACTCCGATCGCTGTGACCGGGAAAAGATACCGTGCACCTCGCTGTGGGTGGACCGCAAGGACGAGCCGGAGAAAGGCAAGGCGGACCTGCACGCCGTCGCCACCAGCGGCAAGAACAAATGA
- a CDS encoding NAD-dependent epimerase/dehydratase family protein, producing MTVSGKVLITGGRGFVGVNLVRSLAKKRDVRVVDNLSRFSPTGWSGTEAEMFEGDILDRPRLAAAMDGVSHVVHLAAYGSVVESVGDPERNFEINARGTLNVLKAAVDAGVQRLVFASTGGALIGDATPPVNEDSVPRPISPYGASKLCGEGYCHAFAKSYDLETVCVRFGNVYGRDSAHKKGAVTVFIKALMQDEPIVIYGDGSASRDYIHADDICAGIQLAMDTALPGPEVFHLASGRETTVLQLAKILCDIAGKPDHPIEFRSARRGEVTRNFASFDKASKVLGFQPSRKLEEGLAETWEWYQEQGEVALTAEQSDS from the coding sequence ATGACCGTGTCGGGCAAGGTGCTCATCACCGGCGGCCGCGGCTTCGTCGGCGTCAACCTGGTTCGATCCCTGGCGAAGAAGCGGGACGTGCGTGTGGTGGACAATCTCTCGCGCTTTTCACCGACGGGGTGGAGCGGCACGGAAGCGGAGATGTTTGAGGGAGACATTCTGGATCGGCCCCGCCTGGCGGCGGCCATGGACGGGGTGTCCCATGTCGTTCATCTGGCGGCCTACGGTTCGGTGGTCGAGTCCGTTGGCGATCCGGAGCGCAATTTCGAAATCAACGCCCGCGGTACCCTCAATGTACTCAAGGCCGCGGTCGATGCCGGCGTGCAACGCCTGGTGTTTGCATCCACCGGCGGTGCCCTGATCGGGGATGCCACGCCACCGGTGAACGAGGATTCGGTTCCCCGGCCCATTTCTCCGTACGGAGCGAGCAAGTTGTGCGGCGAGGGTTACTGTCACGCCTTCGCGAAGTCCTACGACCTGGAAACCGTGTGCGTTCGCTTCGGCAACGTGTACGGGCGCGACAGCGCGCACAAGAAGGGCGCGGTTACCGTGTTTATCAAGGCCCTGATGCAGGACGAACCCATCGTGATCTATGGCGACGGTTCGGCCTCCCGTGACTACATTCATGCGGACGATATCTGCGCCGGAATCCAGTTGGCGATGGATACTGCTCTGCCCGGACCGGAAGTGTTTCACCTCGCGTCGGGTCGCGAGACGACGGTGCTGCAGCTGGCGAAGATTTTGTGCGACATCGCCGGCAAGCCCGACCACCCGATCGAATTTCGTTCCGCCCGTCGCGGCGAGGTCACGCGCAACTTCGCAAGCTTTGACAAGGCCAGCAAGGTGCTAGGGTTCCAGCCCAGCCGCAAGCTGGAAGAAGGCCTCGCCGAAACCTGGGAGTGGTATCAGGAGCAGGGCGAGGTTGCCCTTACCGCAGAGCAGAGCGATTCCTGA
- a CDS encoding CapA family protein, producing the protein MVTLFLCGDVMTGRGVDQLFSHASDPQLHEPYVDSATYYIHIAERCTGPIPRKVEPGYVWGDALEVLERFQPEVRIINLETSITRSDDWWQGKSVHYRMHPANAGCLKAAHIDCCVLANNHVLDWGREGLAETLDVLREAGVQVAGAGRDLSHAEAPAILETAHNGRVIVYGFGARSSGIPEDWDAERDRPGVNLLPDFSPQTVEHVARHVRETKKPGDVVVASIHWGENWNYRIPDEQQGFAHALIDEAGVDLVHGHSSHHVKGMEVYAGKLILYGCGDLLTDYEGIDGYQEFRGDLGLMYFPSLDPGDGHLERLLMVPTQVRHFRIQRTAEEDTRWLAAVINRMGKGFGVGVEITDSGELELRWR; encoded by the coding sequence GTGGTCACCCTTTTTCTATGTGGCGACGTCATGACCGGTCGCGGTGTCGACCAGCTCTTTTCCCATGCCAGCGATCCACAGTTGCACGAACCCTATGTGGATTCGGCCACGTACTACATCCACATCGCCGAACGTTGTACGGGTCCGATTCCGCGCAAGGTCGAGCCGGGCTATGTCTGGGGCGACGCCCTGGAGGTTTTGGAACGATTCCAGCCGGAGGTCCGCATCATCAATCTGGAGACTTCCATTACGCGAAGCGATGACTGGTGGCAGGGAAAGTCGGTCCACTATCGCATGCATCCGGCGAACGCCGGTTGCCTGAAGGCGGCGCACATCGATTGCTGTGTGCTGGCGAACAATCACGTCCTGGACTGGGGAAGGGAGGGCCTGGCCGAGACCCTGGACGTGTTGCGGGAGGCGGGGGTCCAGGTGGCGGGCGCCGGCAGGGACCTGTCCCACGCCGAGGCACCGGCCATTCTGGAAACGGCGCATAACGGCCGGGTGATCGTGTACGGTTTCGGGGCGCGCTCCAGCGGCATCCCGGAGGACTGGGACGCGGAGCGGGATCGGCCCGGTGTGAATCTCCTGCCGGATTTCTCGCCGCAGACCGTGGAGCATGTCGCGCGTCATGTGCGCGAGACAAAGAAACCCGGTGATGTGGTCGTGGCGTCCATCCATTGGGGTGAGAACTGGAACTATCGCATCCCGGACGAGCAGCAGGGCTTTGCCCACGCCCTCATTGACGAGGCGGGCGTGGATCTGGTGCATGGACACTCCTCGCATCATGTAAAGGGAATGGAGGTCTACGCAGGCAAGCTCATCCTGTACGGATGCGGCGATCTGCTCACGGACTATGAGGGCATCGACGGCTACCAGGAGTTTCGCGGCGACCTGGGATTGATGTATTTCCCGTCCCTGGACCCGGGCGACGGTCACCTCGAACGCCTGCTCATGGTTCCCACCCAAGTGCGGCACTTCCGTATCCAGCGGACGGCCGAAGAAGACACCCGCTGGCTTGCGGCCGTAATCAATCGGATGGGGAAGGGTTTCGGGGTCGGGGTCGAAATCACGGACAGCGGCGAGCTGGAGCTGCGCTGGCGCTGA